The sequence CCTGGGAGAGCCGGGGCTGGGTGAGGCTGAACAGGCCGCCGTGGCCGCAACAGCGGTCGCCGGCTGGCAGCTCCCGGCGCGTCACCCCGGGCAGACGGGCGAGCACCGCCCGGGGGGCGGCGGTACGGTCCACGGGGAAGCGGCTGTGGCACGGGTCGTGGAGTACGACTCGGACAGGCTCCTGGTCCGCAGGGGCCGCACGGTCGACCAGAACGGGCAGGGAATCGGCCAGGAGCTCGGTCAGGCCCACCAGCCGGCCGGCAAAGGCCGCGGCCTGGGGCCGCCAGGGGTCATCCTCGGCAAAGAGGCCGGGATAGTCGGCCAGTCCGGCCAGGCAGGAGGCGCAGGGGACGACGATGGCTGACTCGTCCGCCAAGAAGGCGGCGATGTTGCGCCGGGCCAGCTGCCGGGCCTGCGGGAGGTCACCGCTGGCCGCTGCTGCCAGGCCGCAACAGCCCTGGTCAGCCGGCACTGCCGGCGGTCCCCCGGCCAAGGCCAGGAGGAGATGGCGGCTGGCCCCGGCCAGCTCCGGATCCAGGTGGCGGGCATAGCAGCCCAGGAACAGGGCGTAGGGGGCAGGGCCGGTCCGGGACCGTGGCACTGGCTCGATCTCCGGGACCGGGGCGGCCCGGCAGGTGGCGGGCCGCAAGAAGCCCGCCAGCCGCAGCCGCAGGCCGCTGTCGGCCGGCAGCTGGTCGACAAGGGCGGCCAGCCCGGTGGCCGCCCCGCCAGCGGCCGCCAGGAGCGAGGGCCGGGCCAGGATCTCCCGGGCCAGCCGGGCCGGCCACCAGCGACCGGCCTTCTCCCGGAGCTGGGCCCGGGCCGCCTGCACCAGCGCCGGAATCGGCAGTCCCCGGGGGCAGGTCGCCTGGCAAGCACCGCAGAGCAGGCACTGGGAGAGGATGGCGGCCAGTCCCGGCCCGCCGGACGGCCCCGGCAGCCGGTCGAGAAGATGGAGCTTGCCCCGGCCGGACAGGGCCTCCCGGCCGGAGATGCGGTAGACCGGGCAGACGGCGCTGCAGGCGCCGCACTTGGCGCACTGGCGGGCGGCCTCGGTGCAGGACAGCTCCCTGGTCGGCATTGGCGCCGGCCCGCGCCTCTGGGTCAGCGCTGCCAGAGCAGGAAGGCCTTGATGAAGGGCTCCAGCTCACCGTCCAGGACCGCGTCGACGTTGCCCACCTCCACCCCGGTGCGGTGATCCTTGACCAGGCGGTACGGCTGCAGGACGTAGGAGCGGATCTGGCTGCCCCAGGCAATCTCCTTCTTGTCCCCCTGGATCTGCTGATTCTTTTCGTCCTGGGCCGATTTCTCCACGTCGTAGAGCCGGGCGCGCAGCATCTTCATGGCCATGGCCTTGTTGCGGTGCTGGGAGCGCTCGTTCTGGCACTGGACGACGAGGCCGGTGGGCAGATGGGTGATGCGCACGGCGCTGCTGGTCTTGTTGACGTGCTGGCCGCCTGCGCCGCTGGCCCGGTAGGTGTCGATGCGCAGATCCTTCTCGTTGATCTCCACATCGATGGTGTCGTCCAGATCCGGGAATACCGACACCGAGGCGAAGGAGGTGTGGCGCCGGCCGCCGGCATCGAAGGGCGAGATCCGTACCAGGCGGTGGATGCCGGTCTCACTCCGCAGGTTGCCGAAGGCGAAGGGACCCTTGATGTGGACGGTGACGTTCTTGATGCCCGCCTCGTCCCCGGGCAGCTCGTCCAGGACCTCGGTGGGAAAGCGGCGCTGCTCCGCCCAGCGCAGATACATGCGCAAGAGGATCTCGGTCCAGTCCTGGGCCTCGGTGCCGCCAGCGCCGGCGTTGATGGAGACCAGGGCATCGGACCGGTCATGCTCGCCGGAGAACAGGCATTCCAGCTCATAGGCGGCCAGGGATTTGTCCAGACCCCTGAGGCTGGTCTGCACCTCGGTCTCGGCATCGCTGTCCCCTTCCTCGTCGGCCAGCTCCAGCAGCACCGCCGCATCCTCCCATTCCTTGTACAGGGACTGCCAGCGGTCGATGGGCTGCTGCAGCCGGCCGATCTCCTGCTGGATGCGGGTGGCCCGGTCCTGGTCGCTCCAGAAGTTCGGCGCGGTGGTGGCCTTTTCCAGCTCGGCGATCCGCTCCCCCTTGGCATCCACCTCAAAGATGCTCCTTGAGCGAGAGGAGCCGATCCTGGATGTCCTGGAGTTTCTGTTTGAGCTCGGGGTTCATGGTGGATCTCCTTTTGGGCAGAATGACGAACAAGGGCCTGGCGGGCCGATCAGGTCAAGGAAGGCGGCCCGGTCGCTCCGGCACGGTGCGCAGCCGCAGGAGGGAGCACAGCACCGCCACGACGCACAGGGCCGAGAACAGCTCCCCATGCCGCACGTAGGCCGTTTCCTCGTCGAGAACGGGCAGGTTGGCGACCAGATACCCTTCGGTGAACAGGGGGGTGGTGTCGAGAAGCCGGCCCAGGGGGTCGATGAGGGCGCTGACCCCGGTGTTGGCCGCCCGGGCCAGGCTGCGCCTCGTTTCCACTGCCCGCAGCACCGCCATGGACAGATGCTGCCACGGAGCGCTGGAGCGGCCGAACCAGGCATCGTTGGTGATGGTGGCCAGGAGGGTGGCGCCCTGGCGGACCTGCTCCCGGGCCAGGCCAGGAAAGATGCTTTCGAAGCACACTAATACCCCAACCGCGGCCTTCCCGCAAGGGAGGGGCGACGCCCCGGCACCGGCGGTGAAGTTGCCCACCGACTCCACCAGGGGGCCGGGCAGGGGCAGCCAGTCGGACAGGGGCATGTACTCGCCAAAAGGAACCAGATGGACCTTGTCGTAGCGACTGGACACCTGTCCCCAAGGGTCGATCAGGAAGGCGCTGTTGAAGTAATCCAGACGCACCCCGTCCTCCGCCGGCTGCCGGTGGGGTGCACCGGTGAGGAGCCAGGAGCCACTGCGGTCCGCCACCCCCTGGCGAACATTCGCGAAGAGGGGATGCTCCAGGGGGTAGAGCGGCAAGGCGGTCTCTGGCCAGACCACCAGGTCCGGCTTCTGGTCCTGACCCGCCAGGGCGCTCAAGCGGAGGTAACGGCCCACCGTCTCCTCCTGGAGGGAGGGGCGCCATTTCTGGTCCTGGCTGACGTTCCCCTGGATGGCCGCAACCCGGAGGAATGGACGGTCCCCGAGCGAGGCCGCCAGCTGGCGGCTGCGGACCAAGTCGTAAGCCAGCATGGCGGCAAGGAAGACGAGCCCTGCCGCCACCCCGGTTCGCCAGCCCGGGGCCACCGGCATCCTGGCCTGGCGCGGCCCTGTCCGCCACGGCCGGGCCACGGCAGCATAGACGATGACATTGCCCAGAACCAGGGCGAAGGTCAGCCCGCGGTGGCCGGTGAGATCGGCGACCTGCACCAGCAGGGTCTGCTGGTATTGGCTGTAGGCGAGATCGTCCCAGGGGAAGCCGGTAAACAGGCTGGCCTTGGTCCAGTCCAGGGCTACCCACAGGGGAGGGGCCAGCCAGATCGGTGCCAGGCCCCGGCGCCAGGCCCAGCTGATGAGCGCGGCGAAAAGGGCGGTGAAGGCCGCCAGGTACAGAGCCAGGAGGAGGAGGGCGGGCAGGCAGACCCAAAGGGGCAGATGGCCATAGCGGCCGAGCACGATGACGATCCAATACAACAGACCGAGATGCCAGACCAGGCCGGCCATGAGGCCAAGACGGGCTGCCCTGCCCGGCGTAGCGGGGGCTATGGCTGCCAGAAGAGGCACCAGAGACAGCCAGGCCAGGGGCCACAGCCCGGGGCTGGGGAAGGCGAGGGCCAGCCCCAGACCGCCGAGGCAGGCCAGAAGATCATCCTGGCCAGGGAGGAGACGGGAAAGGCGAGGCATGATGGCAGGCGGGAACGGTGCTGCCTGGCTGGAGACACGGCGGTGCCTCCAGGCCGCGGCCGCAGGGCCGGTGGTCAGGTGGCCTGGCGATGGACGCGCACCGTCTTGATGCGGCGGTTGCTGGCAGCCAGCACGGTGAAGGTCAGGCCCCCGGCCTCCAGGGATTCTTTGGCCTGCGGCAAGCGCCCCAGCTGGTGGATGATGAGTCCGCCCACCGACTCGTAGGGGCCCTCGGGCATGGTGGCGTCGAAGAACTCCTCCACCTCCTCGATGTCGATCTTGCCGTCCACCACCAGGGTCCGGTCATCCAGGATGGTCAGATACGAATTCTTGCGGTCGTGCTCGTCCGAGATCTCGCCGACGATCTCCTCCAGGATGTCTTCCAGCGTAACCAGGCCCCGTACGCCGCCGAACTCATCCTGAACAATGGCCATGTGCATCTTGCCGGCCTGGAAATCCCGCAACAGATCCAGAACCCGGGTGGTGTCTGGGACATGGAGGGCCGGCTTGGCGATTTCGGCGCCATTGCGGGGGGCAGGCTGGACATGGCACACCGCCAGGAGGTCTTTGGCATGGACGATGCCAACGATGTTGTCCTGGGTGTCTTCATACAACGGGATACGGGAGAAGCCCCGCTCGGTGATGAGCCGGATGATCTCGTCCAAGGGGGCCAGGGCATCGGCGCACACCATCTCCGATCGCGGGGTCATGATCTCGCGCACCAGGGTGTCCCGGAATTCCAGGATGGAGTGAATCATCTCTCCTTCCCGGTCCGTGATCAGACCCTGCTCCTGGCCTTCCTCCAGGAGCTCCTGGATCTCCTGCTCCAGCTCTTCCTGGGTATCGGGAGCCTTGCCAAAGCGCAGGAACTGAAACAGCCGGCGGAGGAGAGGGGATTCCTCCGAGCTTGACGGGGCTTTGTCGTCCATGGAGAGGAGTGGCAACGGCGGCGCGGCGACCATCTCCACGGTCGGGAGGGGCCAGGCTCTGCTTTACAGGGGGCAACGAAACGGATACAATGCAGCGCTTTGGGCGAAGGGCCGCCGCCGCGTCGCTGGGCATCAACATAGCATTCAAGGCCAGCCCCTGGCAACGGGAATCCGGCCGGGGGCAGCGCAGACCGCGGCGGACCCCGCGGCCGGCCCCTCGCGTCCGTCTCCTTCCCGGCAGAGCGCCGGCTCCCCGACAAAACATCAAAACCGATTCCCGGTGCGACTGCCGTCTTCCGGCGGCCAGCTGCGCGTGCCGGTCGGTTCCATGAAGGTTTCGCTGGAGTGAAGGACAAGATCCTCATCGCCAACCGGGGCGAGATCGCCCTCCGGATCATGCAGGCGTGCCAAGACCTGGACCTGGACTACGTGGTGGTGTACACCGCGGAGGACGAGGACTCGGAACACGTGCGCCGCAACCTGGATTCTCAGAGCCATCGCGGCCGGGCCTGGCGGATTTCCAGCTACACGGATCCCAACGATATCCTGGCCGTGGCCGACCATACCGGGTGCACGGCCGTCCACCCGGGGTATGGCTTCTTCTCCGAGGATTTCCGGTTCGCCCGCCGGGTGACCCGCCGGGAGCGGCCCCTGACGTTCATTGGGCCCAGCTGGCAGGTGATCAAGGACCTTGGTGACAAGATCAACACCAAGCGGGTGGCCAACCGGCTGGGCATCCCCACCATCCCCGGCACCGACGCGCCGATCTACAATGAGATCGAGGCCGAGGATGTGGCCGCGCGCCTGTTCCTGGAGCAGCGCCGGGCCGACGTTCGCGACCCGTCGGTGCTGGTGAAGGCAGCGGCGGGCGGTGGCGGCATGGGGATCGAGGAGGTCCACAAACTGGAGCAGTTCCGCCGGGTCTACCGGCAGGTGCAAAGTTACGCCAAGAGGCAGTTCGGCAACGGCGGGGTGCTCATTGAGCAGTGCCTGCGGGACTACAGCCACATCGAGGTGCAGATCGTCTGCAGCGCCCACCGGGAGATGCTGCACTTCGGAACCCGCAACTGCACCATCCAGAGCAACCGGCGGCAGAAGAGGGTGGAGGCGGCGCCCGGCTTCGATCCGGCGGTGGCCAGCTACCAGTTCGACGCCGCCCGGGTGCTGGATCAGGTGGTGGAGTACTCCCTCAAGCTGGCCTCCCACGTCCGTTACGACAACGTCGGCACCTGGGAGTGGATCGTCAGCCGGGACGGCCGACCCTATCTCCTGGAGGTCAACACCCGGATCCAGGTGGAAAACGACGTCTCGGCGCGGATCAGCTACATCGACGGCCGCCAGCCCAACCTCATCCGGGAGCAGATCCGCATCGCGCTCGGCGACCGCATCGGCTACAGCCAGAAGGAGATCCAGTTCCGGGGCGCCAGCATCGAGCTGCGGCTGGTGGCCGAAGACACCCGCCGGGATTTTGCGCCCTGGATGGGCACGATCACCACGTTCGCCATCCCGCGGTACGACTGGTCCGCGGTCTACACCCACGTCCCCGAGAACCGGCCCTATCCCATCCCAACCGAATACGACGCCAATCTGGCCTTGATCCTGGTCTGGGGGGACAGCATGGCCGAGGCCAAGGCCAGGGCCAAGAGCCTGCTGGACGAGACAGTCGTCACTGGCGAAACCAGCAGCGGGCAGCCCATTCTGACCAACATTCCCTATCTGCGGGAGAAGCTGGACGCCCTCCTCACCTTTTAGGCGATGCCGCTCGGAGCTGCCGGGGGAGCCGTGTCGAGGTGGGCCGCAGGCCGCTGCCTCGGGCCCCGTTCCGTTCCAGCGGTGATCGCTTGCCGGAACCGTTGTCCATGGATGATCTGCGTAAACGAATCCTCAGGACCGAAACCCGCATCGACTACCTGACCCAGGTCAAAGGCTCTTGCGGGTGGGGCAATCTGTCCCAGTTCCAGGAGCGGATCCGGGAGCTGCGCCGGGCCTCCTACGACATCCCGGAGGCCCAGCTGCAAGAGGATCTGCGGCAGCTGGAGGAGGGGCTCCGGTTCCTGGAGGAGCGTTGCGAGGAGAGCCTCACCCCCATGGAGCGGGTGCGGATCGTCCGCAGCCCCCTGCGCTTCACCCTCAAGGACATCCTGGAGAACGTGTACGAGGATTACACCGAGCTCGGCGGTGATGTGGATGCCAACATCGACCCTTCCATGGTGACCGCCAAGGCCATCATCGCCCGCCGGGTCAAGGATCGGCTCTTCACCCAGCAGGTGATGGTCATCGGCCACGAGAAGGGCCACGGCGAGGAGTTTCGCAACGGCGGCTCCGCCAAGCCCTGGGGTAACGACAAGGCCTTGCGCTACATGAATGTCGCGGCCACCGAGGGCATTCCCATCCATTTCTACATCTTCACCCCCGGCTCCTTTCCCGTGGAGGACTCTCCAGGGGCAGCCCAGCAGATCGCCCGCAACATCTTCACCCTGGCCAAGCTGCGGGTACCGCTCATCTCGGTCATTTCCGAAGGTGGCTCCGGTGGCGCCGAGGCGGTGGGGCTCGCCGATTTCCGGCTGATGCTCTCCCATGGCTACTACTCGGTGATCTCCCCGGAAGGGGCGGCCGCCATCGAGGGCAAGATCCGGGAAGGGGAAAAGGTGCCCCGGGAGCTGGTGGAGGCCTGCGCGGAGCGGCTGGCCATCACGGCTACCGACAACCTGCGCCTGGGCACCATCGACCGTATCATCCCGGAGCCGGCTCTGGGGGCGAGGCGGGATGATTTCGACTTCTTTCGCCGTCTGAAGTACGAGGTGATCCGGGCCACCGATGAGGTGGTGCTCAAGACCAAGAGCCTGCGGGCCTTCCGCGCCTATGAGATCAAGCGCAAGCAGGCCGAGGAGGTGGCCGGCGAAATCCGGTACAGCATGGCCGTCTCCTGGGACCTGCACGGCGAGGAGGCGAAGCGCCTGCTGGCCCTGCGCTCGCGCAAATACCGGACCATGGCCACCCAGGCCTTCGGCGGCCGCAGTCGCCTGGATCGGCCCCTGTCCCGTCTGCAGCGCCAGGCTGAGCGCCTCTATTACACCATCCGCTATGACGTCCTGCGGCAGCAGCACAAGCAGGTGAAGAAGGTCTACGAGGAGGTGTCCGGCGAGGGCTCGGTCTTCCTCAAGAACCTTTTGGCGCCCTTTGGCGGCGTTTTCGATTTCCTGTCCCGCAAGCCGGAGGCAATCGAGGCACTGCCCGCCGAGCGGCGGCCGATCCCGGGCGAGGAGGAGCCGGTGGAGTTCGGTGACACCTACACGAGCCCCCTGGCCAACGAGGACCGAACCGTCACCTGTCCCAATGCCGCGGCGCGGGGCTGCAAGGATTTGTGGGTGCCCGATCTCTATGGCGAGTTCTGCGGGGTATGCGAGAATTGCGGTCA comes from Thermodesulfobacteriota bacterium and encodes:
- a CDS encoding (Fe-S)-binding protein; the encoded protein is MPTRELSCTEAARQCAKCGACSAVCPVYRISGREALSGRGKLHLLDRLPGPSGGPGLAAILSQCLLCGACQATCPRGLPIPALVQAARAQLREKAGRWWPARLAREILARPSLLAAAGGAATGLAALVDQLPADSGLRLRLAGFLRPATCRAAPVPEIEPVPRSRTGPAPYALFLGCYARHLDPELAGASRHLLLALAGGPPAVPADQGCCGLAAAASGDLPQARQLARRNIAAFLADESAIVVPCASCLAGLADYPGLFAEDDPWRPQAAAFAGRLVGLTELLADSLPVLVDRAAPADQEPVRVVLHDPCHSRFPVDRTAAPRAVLARLPGVTRRELPAGDRCCGHGGLFSLTQPRLSQAILARRLESLAPLAGQVLATTCSGCLMQWRQGIHDARLSLEVLHPAVLLARRLGLA
- the prfB gene encoding peptide chain release factor 2 (programmed frameshift) codes for the protein MNPELKQKLQDIQDRLLSLKEHLEVDAKGERIAELEKATTAPNFWSDQDRATRIQQEIGRLQQPIDRWQSLYKEWEDAAVLLELADEEGDSDAETEVQTSLRGLDKSLAAYELECLFSGEHDRSDALVSINAGAGGTEAQDWTEILLRMYLRWAEQRRFPTEVLDELPGDEAGIKNVTVHIKGPFAFGNLRSETGIHRLVRISPFDAGGRRHTSFASVSVFPDLDDTIDVEINEKDLRIDTYRASGAGGQHVNKTSSAVRITHLPTGLVVQCQNERSQHRNKAMAMKMLRARLYDVEKSAQDEKNQQIQGDKKEIAWGSQIRSYVLQPYRLVKDHRTGVEVGNVDAVLDGELEPFIKAFLLWQR
- the lnt gene encoding apolipoprotein N-acyltransferase, with the translated sequence MPRLSRLLPGQDDLLACLGGLGLALAFPSPGLWPLAWLSLVPLLAAIAPATPGRAARLGLMAGLVWHLGLLYWIVIVLGRYGHLPLWVCLPALLLLALYLAAFTALFAALISWAWRRGLAPIWLAPPLWVALDWTKASLFTGFPWDDLAYSQYQQTLLVQVADLTGHRGLTFALVLGNVIVYAAVARPWRTGPRQARMPVAPGWRTGVAAGLVFLAAMLAYDLVRSRQLAASLGDRPFLRVAAIQGNVSQDQKWRPSLQEETVGRYLRLSALAGQDQKPDLVVWPETALPLYPLEHPLFANVRQGVADRSGSWLLTGAPHRQPAEDGVRLDYFNSAFLIDPWGQVSSRYDKVHLVPFGEYMPLSDWLPLPGPLVESVGNFTAGAGASPLPCGKAAVGVLVCFESIFPGLAREQVRQGATLLATITNDAWFGRSSAPWQHLSMAVLRAVETRRSLARAANTGVSALIDPLGRLLDTTPLFTEGYLVANLPVLDEETAYVRHGELFSALCVVAVLCSLLRLRTVPERPGRLP
- a CDS encoding hemolysin family protein, with product MVAAPPLPLLSMDDKAPSSSEESPLLRRLFQFLRFGKAPDTQEELEQEIQELLEEGQEQGLITDREGEMIHSILEFRDTLVREIMTPRSEMVCADALAPLDEIIRLITERGFSRIPLYEDTQDNIVGIVHAKDLLAVCHVQPAPRNGAEIAKPALHVPDTTRVLDLLRDFQAGKMHMAIVQDEFGGVRGLVTLEDILEEIVGEISDEHDRKNSYLTILDDRTLVVDGKIDIEEVEEFFDATMPEGPYESVGGLIIHQLGRLPQAKESLEAGGLTFTVLAASNRRIKTVRVHRQAT
- a CDS encoding biotin carboxylase N-terminal domain-containing protein codes for the protein MKDKILIANRGEIALRIMQACQDLDLDYVVVYTAEDEDSEHVRRNLDSQSHRGRAWRISSYTDPNDILAVADHTGCTAVHPGYGFFSEDFRFARRVTRRERPLTFIGPSWQVIKDLGDKINTKRVANRLGIPTIPGTDAPIYNEIEAEDVAARLFLEQRRADVRDPSVLVKAAAGGGGMGIEEVHKLEQFRRVYRQVQSYAKRQFGNGGVLIEQCLRDYSHIEVQIVCSAHREMLHFGTRNCTIQSNRRQKRVEAAPGFDPAVASYQFDAARVLDQVVEYSLKLASHVRYDNVGTWEWIVSRDGRPYLLEVNTRIQVENDVSARISYIDGRQPNLIREQIRIALGDRIGYSQKEIQFRGASIELRLVAEDTRRDFAPWMGTITTFAIPRYDWSAVYTHVPENRPYPIPTEYDANLALILVWGDSMAEAKARAKSLLDETVVTGETSSGQPILTNIPYLREKLDALLTF
- a CDS encoding carboxyl transferase domain-containing protein, coding for MDDLRKRILRTETRIDYLTQVKGSCGWGNLSQFQERIRELRRASYDIPEAQLQEDLRQLEEGLRFLEERCEESLTPMERVRIVRSPLRFTLKDILENVYEDYTELGGDVDANIDPSMVTAKAIIARRVKDRLFTQQVMVIGHEKGHGEEFRNGGSAKPWGNDKALRYMNVAATEGIPIHFYIFTPGSFPVEDSPGAAQQIARNIFTLAKLRVPLISVISEGGSGGAEAVGLADFRLMLSHGYYSVISPEGAAAIEGKIREGEKVPRELVEACAERLAITATDNLRLGTIDRIIPEPALGARRDDFDFFRRLKYEVIRATDEVVLKTKSLRAFRAYEIKRKQAEEVAGEIRYSMAVSWDLHGEEAKRLLALRSRKYRTMATQAFGGRSRLDRPLSRLQRQAERLYYTIRYDVLRQQHKQVKKVYEEVSGEGSVFLKNLLAPFGGVFDFLSRKPEAIEALPAERRPIPGEEEPVEFGDTYTSPLANEDRTVTCPNAAARGCKDLWVPDLYGEFCGVCENCGHHFPLEYEWYLKHLFDRGSFREFNGSIESMNPLGYRGLDERIVQARSKTGRKSAIITCHAQVMGIWIVVAMLFSDFRNGTVGAAEGEKFVRACDIARLKRRPFLAYIHGTGGIRIQEGTLGVIQMPKCTMAVREYIDAGGLYIVVYDNNSYAGPVASFLGCSPYQFAIRSSRIGFAGPRVIRETTGQDIPPDYHSARNALRRGHIQGIWDRREFRRNLHRALLTMGGRALYYR